From a single Elusimicrobiota bacterium genomic region:
- a CDS encoding zinc ribbon domain-containing protein has translation MADDMIAFTQNHEDLSTDRGYQFKFFCDHCSNGYQTPFESSTLGVAEGLFKAAGGIFGSVMGNTAETAEQLRRAVAGPAHDKAFRRAVAQGQGHFKQCSRCGKWVCPEKCWNAEKGLCKGCAPVAEEEIAAAQATILKEQISAKLQEADLTKGMKLDQPVSAACPKCGKAPGSGKFCQECGAPLAKTRACAKCQLDIPVGAKFCPECGGPA, from the coding sequence ATGGCCGATGACATGATCGCGTTCACGCAGAACCATGAGGACCTCTCCACGGACAGGGGCTACCAGTTCAAGTTCTTCTGCGACCATTGCTCCAACGGCTACCAGACCCCCTTCGAGTCCTCCACCTTGGGCGTGGCCGAGGGGCTTTTCAAGGCGGCGGGCGGCATCTTCGGCAGCGTGATGGGCAATACCGCGGAGACCGCAGAGCAGCTGCGGCGGGCCGTGGCCGGCCCGGCTCATGACAAGGCTTTCCGCCGCGCCGTCGCGCAGGGCCAGGGGCATTTCAAGCAGTGCTCCCGCTGCGGCAAATGGGTCTGCCCGGAGAAGTGCTGGAACGCGGAGAAAGGACTCTGCAAAGGCTGCGCGCCCGTGGCCGAGGAAGAGATCGCCGCGGCTCAGGCCACTATCCTGAAGGAACAGATATCGGCCAAGCTGCAGGAGGCCGACCTCACCAAGGGCATGAAGCTCGATCAGCCCGTCTCCGCGGCCTGCCCGAAATGCGGCAAGGCTCCGGGCAGCGGCAAGTTCTGCCAGGAATGCGGCGCGCCCTTGGCCAAGACCAGAGCCTGCGCCAAATGCCAGTTGGATATCCCGGTCGGGGCGAAGTTCTGCCCCGAATGCGGCGGGCCGGCCTGA
- a CDS encoding PBP1A family penicillin-binding protein, which yields MRTLGLVLAGILLAPIMAAGMFLYGWWTYHRLERSIVEKMDQYYLNISTPNREQYLLSGDEVFEVPYMASKLSVEAVPSRIYDAAGRLIGEFSSERALYVRSADDLPAFLKKAIVATEDGTFYQHHGINYRATARALLANLRHLRMAQGGSTITQQLAKLMFTTRKKTLGRKIFEAFCARKLEAKFTKDQILLMYFNFAYFGHGCFGVESAARFYFGKTTSDLELGECALLAGLVNSPIRFSPYEHPDLAKARHHIVLSRMAKLHDLPASAVGRYEDDFWKTMDARLKAPESSFWRMNVNEAPYLVETVRRALEKDFDRERILKGGLRVRTTFDLDVQKAAQSALREGLGAVNRELSTGTAKVVGGLAAVRPEDGAVLALVGGSGFNFSDQLNRALDIHRPVGSSIKPFVYAAAFESGRFKPEDKMLDAAVKYRRGGRVWAPQNYNRKYFGEVSLAEALHRSLNSVAIKLLEKVDIDAVIALLSLATGVPRQDWPRNLTLALGTADLSPLQLAGAYAVFANGGKAVHPYFITAIEDREGAPVQAGGPAADSPVILSTQTCATMVSVMQGVFGPEGTARGAAKKTGFNLPAAGKTGTTNDYRDAWFAGVTPDLSAAVWVGHDDMRIPLGHGETGGVFAAPIWMNFVKAVYRNRPTKSFN from the coding sequence ATGCGCACCCTGGGACTCGTCCTCGCCGGGATCCTCCTCGCCCCCATCATGGCCGCGGGGATGTTCCTCTACGGCTGGTGGACCTACCACCGCCTGGAGCGCTCCATCGTCGAGAAGATGGACCAATACTATCTCAACATCAGCACCCCCAACCGCGAGCAGTACCTCCTTTCCGGCGACGAAGTCTTCGAGGTCCCCTACATGGCCTCCAAGCTCAGCGTCGAGGCCGTCCCCTCCCGCATCTACGACGCCGCCGGCCGCCTCATCGGCGAGTTCTCCAGCGAGAGGGCCCTCTACGTGCGCAGCGCCGACGACCTCCCCGCCTTCCTCAAGAAGGCCATCGTCGCCACCGAGGACGGGACCTTCTACCAGCACCACGGCATCAACTACCGCGCCACGGCTCGCGCACTGCTCGCCAACCTGCGCCATCTGCGCATGGCCCAGGGCGGCAGCACCATCACCCAGCAGTTGGCCAAGCTCATGTTCACCACCCGCAAGAAGACCCTCGGCCGCAAGATCTTCGAGGCCTTCTGCGCGCGCAAGCTCGAGGCGAAGTTCACCAAGGACCAGATCCTGCTCATGTACTTCAACTTCGCCTACTTCGGCCACGGCTGCTTCGGCGTCGAGTCCGCCGCCCGCTTCTACTTCGGCAAGACCACCAGCGACCTCGAGCTCGGCGAATGCGCGCTGCTGGCCGGCCTCGTCAACAGTCCCATCCGCTTCTCGCCTTACGAGCACCCCGACCTGGCCAAGGCCCGCCATCACATCGTGCTCAGCCGCATGGCCAAGCTCCATGACCTTCCCGCCTCGGCCGTCGGACGCTACGAGGACGATTTCTGGAAGACCATGGACGCCCGCCTCAAGGCCCCCGAGTCCTCCTTCTGGCGCATGAACGTCAACGAGGCCCCTTACCTCGTGGAGACCGTGCGCCGGGCCCTGGAGAAGGACTTCGACAGGGAGCGCATCTTGAAGGGCGGCCTGCGCGTGCGCACCACCTTCGACCTCGACGTCCAGAAGGCCGCGCAGAGCGCGCTGCGCGAAGGCCTGGGAGCGGTCAACCGCGAGCTTTCCACCGGGACCGCCAAGGTGGTCGGCGGCCTGGCCGCGGTGCGTCCCGAAGACGGCGCCGTCCTGGCCTTGGTCGGCGGCTCCGGCTTCAACTTCTCGGACCAGCTCAACCGCGCGCTGGACATCCACCGGCCCGTGGGCTCCTCGATCAAGCCCTTCGTCTACGCCGCGGCCTTCGAGTCCGGCCGGTTCAAGCCCGAGGACAAGATGCTCGATGCCGCGGTCAAATACCGCCGGGGCGGCCGCGTCTGGGCGCCGCAGAACTACAACCGCAAGTACTTCGGCGAGGTGTCCTTGGCCGAGGCCCTGCACCGCTCGCTCAACTCCGTCGCCATCAAGCTCCTGGAGAAGGTGGACATCGACGCGGTCATCGCCCTGCTGTCCTTGGCCACCGGGGTGCCGCGCCAGGACTGGCCGCGCAACCTCACCTTGGCCCTGGGCACGGCCGACCTCTCGCCGCTGCAGCTGGCCGGCGCCTACGCCGTGTTCGCCAACGGCGGCAAGGCCGTGCATCCCTACTTCATCACGGCGATCGAGGACCGCGAGGGCGCCCCGGTCCAGGCCGGCGGCCCGGCCGCGGATTCCCCGGTCATCCTGAGCACGCAGACCTGCGCCACCATGGTCTCGGTCATGCAGGGAGTCTTCGGCCCGGAGGGCACGGCGCGCGGCGCGGCCAAGAAGACCGGCTTCAACCTGCCCGCCGCGGGCAAGACCGGCACCACCAACGACTACCGCGACGCGTGGTTCGCGGGCGTCACCCCGGACCTCTCCGCCGCGGTATGGGTCGGCCACGACGACATGCGCATCCCTTTGGGCCACGGCGAGACCGGCGGGGTCTTCGCCGCCCCCATCTGGATGAACTTCGTCAAGGCCGTCTATCGCAACCGCCCCACAAAATCGTTTAATTGA